One part of the Candidatus Bathyarchaeota archaeon genome encodes these proteins:
- a CDS encoding cobalamin-dependent protein (Presence of a B(12) (cobalamin)-binding domain implies dependence on cobalamin itself, in one of its several forms, or in some unusual lineages, dependence on a cobalamin-like analog.), which yields MSWLKSMMEKEPPEPENPLGIIVIGNIEPDMHDTAKEAVRRSLKRAGFKTIDVGKSVAPQVFIDKVKENNANLIAISVNTVPAKNNLAKLDELLKAAGLKDKVGIIMGGAAVKKEDADALGALFGKNKEEAPELAKKAIKK from the coding sequence ATGTCGTGGCTTAAATCTATGATGGAAAAAGAACCACCAGAACCAGAGAATCCATTAGGCATAATCGTTATCGGCAACATCGAACCAGACATGCATGACACAGCGAAAGAAGCAGTTCGCCGGTCACTAAAACGCGCAGGATTCAAAACCATTGACGTCGGAAAAAGCGTTGCTCCACAAGTATTCATCGACAAAGTAAAAGAAAACAACGCAAACCTCATCGCAATCTCAGTTAACACTGTCCCAGCAAAGAACAACCTTGCAAAACTAGACGAACTTCTCAAGGCAGCAGGCCTCAAAGACAAAGTCGGCATCATCATGGGCGGCGCAGCCGTTAAAAAAGAAGACGCTGATGCCCTCGGTGCACTCTTCGGCAAGAACAAGGAAGAAGCTCCAGAGCTCGCAAAGAAAGCGATCAAGAAATAA